The following coding sequences lie in one Spinacia oleracea cultivar Varoflay chromosome 1, BTI_SOV_V1, whole genome shotgun sequence genomic window:
- the LOC110803182 gene encoding serine/threonine-protein kinase MHK isoform X2 → MDRYKLLKELGDGTCGTVYKAVNRESYEIVAVKKMKRKYYFWEECVNLREVKSLRRMSHPNIIKLKEVVRENNELFFIFEYMEYNLYQLMKERHRPFSEQEIRNLLTQVLQGLTHMHRNGYFHRDLKPENLLVTNDVIKIADFGLARELSSMPPYTDYVSTRWYRAPEVLLKSSTYTPAIDMWAVGAVLAELFNLCPIFPGESETDQLYKICCILGAPDWTVFPEAKNITQLINISYSEILPANLSEIIPNASWEAVDLIRQLCSWDPLKRPTAEQALQHPFFHVALSVPRPIHDPFQNKPEYTKSKPNLELNLWDFDSKPDDCFLGLTLAVNPGVSDLEMGPSVPGSARQDIYFCSSFQDHPQQSVFWSLFSPCRNGVPHPVDPSLSLSFSSITQQPPIAVPHSGGFGLAALQPGILDGPLLTVSSPLQPSHYL, encoded by the exons ATGGACAG ATATAAACTTTTGAAAGAGCTTGGAGATGGAACTTGTGGAACTGTATATAAGGCTGTCAATAGAGAGAGTTATGAGATT GTTGCTGTCAAGAAAATGAAGCGGAAGTACTATTTTTGGGAAGAATGTGTAAATTTGAGGGAAGTGAAG TCTCTCCGTAGAATGAGTCATCCCAACATCATAAAGCTGAAAGAAGTAGTACGAGAAAATAATGAGCTGTTTTTTATATTTGAATACATG GAATACAACCTTTATCAATTAATGAAGGAGCGGCATAGACCATTTTCGGAACAGGAGATAAGAAACCTTTTGACTCAGGTTCTTCAAGGACTGACACATATGCATAGGAATGGATACTTTCATCGGGATCTAAAACCTG agAATCTTCTTGTTACAAATGATGTGATCAAAATTGCGGATTTTGGACTCGCCAGAGAACTTTCATCAATGCCTCCTTATACTGATTATGTTTCAACGCGCTG GTATCGGGCCCCAGAAGTTCTGTTAAAGTCTTCAACCTATACTCCTGCTATTG ATATGTGGGCTGTTGGTGCAGTGCTTGCCGAACTCTTCAACCTGTGTCCAATCTTCCCTGGAGAAAG TGAAACAGACCAGCTGTACAAAATATGCTGTATACTTGGTGCTCCAGATTGGACTGTGTTTCCCGAAGCAAAGAACATTACGCAATTAATCAATATTAGTTATTCAGAG ATTTTGCCTGCGAATCTGTCCGAAATCATACCAAATGCTAGCTGGGAAGCTGTTGATCTTATTAGA CAACTGTGTTCTTGGGATCCACTTAAGAGGCCAACAGCAGAACAGGCTTTGCAACACCCATTCTTCCAT GTTGCTTTGTCGGTGCCTCGTCCAATTCACGACCCCTTTCAGAACAAGCCAGAGTATACAA AATCAAAGCCAAATCTTGAACTAAACCTATGGGACTTCGACAGCAAACCAGATGATTGTTTCCTCGGGTTGACATTGGCTGTGAACCCTGGTGTTTCTGATTTAG AGATGGGACCTAGTGTACCTGGAAGCGCACGGCAG GATATATATTTTTGTTCCAGTTTCCAGGATCATCCACAGCAGTCAG TTTTCTGGTCACTTTTTTCACCTTGCCGAAATGGCGTGCCTCATCCAGTTGATCCCTCATTGTCACTTTCATTCAG TTCAATTACACAACAACCTCCAATAGCAGTTCCTCATTCAGGAGGCTTCGGCCTTGCAGCTTTGCAGCCAGGTATTTTAGATGGCCCATTGTTGACTGTTTCCTCCCCTCTTCAGCCAAGTCATTACCTCTGA
- the LOC110803182 gene encoding serine/threonine-protein kinase MHK isoform X1, whose protein sequence is MDRYKLLKELGDGTCGTVYKAVNRESYEIVAVKKMKRKYYFWEECVNLREVKSLRRMSHPNIIKLKEVVRENNELFFIFEYMEYNLYQLMKERHRPFSEQEIRNLLTQVLQGLTHMHRNGYFHRDLKPENLLVTNDVIKIADFGLARELSSMPPYTDYVSTRWYRAPEVLLKSSTYTPAIDMWAVGAVLAELFNLCPIFPGESETDQLYKICCILGAPDWTVFPEAKNITQLINISYSEILPANLSEIIPNASWEAVDLIRQLCSWDPLKRPTAEQALQHPFFHVALSVPRPIHDPFQNKPEYTKSKPNLELNLWDFDSKPDDCFLGLTLAVNPGVSDLEMGPSVPGSARQDIYFCSSFQDHPQQSVFWSLFSPCRNGVPHPVDPSLSLSFSSSITQQPPIAVPHSGGFGLAALQPGILDGPLLTVSSPLQPSHYL, encoded by the exons ATGGACAG ATATAAACTTTTGAAAGAGCTTGGAGATGGAACTTGTGGAACTGTATATAAGGCTGTCAATAGAGAGAGTTATGAGATT GTTGCTGTCAAGAAAATGAAGCGGAAGTACTATTTTTGGGAAGAATGTGTAAATTTGAGGGAAGTGAAG TCTCTCCGTAGAATGAGTCATCCCAACATCATAAAGCTGAAAGAAGTAGTACGAGAAAATAATGAGCTGTTTTTTATATTTGAATACATG GAATACAACCTTTATCAATTAATGAAGGAGCGGCATAGACCATTTTCGGAACAGGAGATAAGAAACCTTTTGACTCAGGTTCTTCAAGGACTGACACATATGCATAGGAATGGATACTTTCATCGGGATCTAAAACCTG agAATCTTCTTGTTACAAATGATGTGATCAAAATTGCGGATTTTGGACTCGCCAGAGAACTTTCATCAATGCCTCCTTATACTGATTATGTTTCAACGCGCTG GTATCGGGCCCCAGAAGTTCTGTTAAAGTCTTCAACCTATACTCCTGCTATTG ATATGTGGGCTGTTGGTGCAGTGCTTGCCGAACTCTTCAACCTGTGTCCAATCTTCCCTGGAGAAAG TGAAACAGACCAGCTGTACAAAATATGCTGTATACTTGGTGCTCCAGATTGGACTGTGTTTCCCGAAGCAAAGAACATTACGCAATTAATCAATATTAGTTATTCAGAG ATTTTGCCTGCGAATCTGTCCGAAATCATACCAAATGCTAGCTGGGAAGCTGTTGATCTTATTAGA CAACTGTGTTCTTGGGATCCACTTAAGAGGCCAACAGCAGAACAGGCTTTGCAACACCCATTCTTCCAT GTTGCTTTGTCGGTGCCTCGTCCAATTCACGACCCCTTTCAGAACAAGCCAGAGTATACAA AATCAAAGCCAAATCTTGAACTAAACCTATGGGACTTCGACAGCAAACCAGATGATTGTTTCCTCGGGTTGACATTGGCTGTGAACCCTGGTGTTTCTGATTTAG AGATGGGACCTAGTGTACCTGGAAGCGCACGGCAG GATATATATTTTTGTTCCAGTTTCCAGGATCATCCACAGCAGTCAG TTTTCTGGTCACTTTTTTCACCTTGCCGAAATGGCGTGCCTCATCCAGTTGATCCCTCATTGTCACTTTCATTCAG CAGTTCAATTACACAACAACCTCCAATAGCAGTTCCTCATTCAGGAGGCTTCGGCCTTGCAGCTTTGCAGCCAGGTATTTTAGATGGCCCATTGTTGACTGTTTCCTCCCCTCTTCAGCCAAGTCATTACCTCTGA
- the LOC110803195 gene encoding uncharacterized protein: protein MGSEGLHAVKVCRHLLKSVKKHIGQEDYKRHFSDFIMEEFKKNRGLLDPSSLQNKLKLARDYTFLLNSVHHHQELLFSYNIAVDRTDEMKRILGKSAASVGLQLPEVYQS, encoded by the exons ATGGGGTCAGAAGGTCTACATGCTGTGAAAGTTTGTAGGCACCTTCTCAAATCCGTGAAGAAACACATTGGTCAGGAGGACTACAAGCGACACTTCAGTGATTTTATAATGGAAGAGTTTAAGAAGAACCGGGGACTGTTGGATCCATCATCTTTGCAGAACAAACTGAAGCTTGCTCGTGATTACACTTTCTTGCTTAATAGTGTCCATCATCACCAG GAGCTGCTATTCTCGTACAATATTGCTGTGGACAGAACAGATGAGATGAAAAGGATACTTGGAAAATCAGCTGCCAGTGTAGGCCTTCAGCTTCCAGAGGTTTATCAGTCTTGA
- the LOC110803211 gene encoding uncharacterized protein, which produces MGGDHLPCSTSEDELSSLESDYPDYPSYPSSFYRDGDESISESYEFVPKELDELSHGISSNSVEFDGNLRRRKNAYNEIMRSYDELWVPKEGLYQAKSEILSYNPGSWISNPGGKKLSNYVIPKTTTLLLIGPTGSGKSSLVNKISRVFEDDKFASERAQVTYNPSTGEGTYFLQEYMVPRSSASFCLYDTRSLSENFADNDEMLQRWMTKGVRHGELVIRDSDTPSLKMSLKCKAQQSGTPSTVIRKVNFVIFIVNGFQVLRSMNRDKKEDRAYMEMVVKAFSCPYLSFKDDKPVIVVTHGDLLSLGDRARVRVYLGEKLGVPPAKQIFDIPDNSDPTSELTIVDMIRYSLEHADKNIPCKESRDWLGGSTFFVGGVKDKVSGTSILTLIFTAILLGMACVIMPINQGYKHNDPIVTSAIKLPSNEAHHSYIPREPLTTYQSNSVSTSAANHSHKNRGYENVEPQTTLIPTLSTESVAVTSEPEQVFPSSNSAVISSEPTLPTITVATNSEQALPLKSSVITSEPTFPSRSVEDYRHKRRESRSRSPSPEQRHPKAAVKWHKIRHLWLDSD; this is translated from the exons ATGGGTGGTGATCATCTTCCTTGTTCTACATCTG AAGATGAATTGTCTTCCCTGGAGAGTGATTACCCAGATTACCCATCTTATCCTTCTTCATTTTACAG GGATGGTGATGAATCAATAAGTGAGTCATATGAATTTGTTCCTAAAGAATTGGATGAACTGAGTCATGGAATTTCTTCAAATTCTGTGGAATTTGATGGAAATTTGAGGAGGAGAAAGAATGCTTACAATGAGATTATGAGGAGTTACGATGAATTATGGGTTCCAAAAGAGGGCCTTTATCAAGCAAAGAGTGAAATTTTGAG CTACAACCCTGGTTCATGGATCAGTAATCCTGGTGGGAAGAAGCTAAGTAATTATGTAATACCAAAAACGACCACGCTCTTACTGATTGGTCCTACAGGATCTGGGAAAAGCAGTCTGGTTAACAAAATATCAAGAGTGTTCGAAGATGACAAGTTTGCATCAGAAAGAGCCCAAGTCACAT ATAACCCGTCTACCGGGGAAGGGACGTACTTTCTTCAGGAATATATGGTTCCCAGAAGCTCAGCTTCATTTTGTTTGTATGACACACGTAGCTTGTCTGAAAATTTTGCTGATAATGATGAAATGCTCCAACGTTGGATGACCAAAGGGGTTCGTCACGGAGAGCTAGTTATCAG GGATTCAGATACTCCTAGCCTAAAGATGTCACTGAAATGCAAAGCTCAACAAAGTGGTACTCCTTCTACTGTGATCAGAAAGGTCAACTTCGTTATATTTATTGTTAATGGCTTTCAAGTCCTTAGATCTATGAATAGGGACAAGAAAGAAGATAGAGCTTACATGGAAATGGTGGTCAAGGCTTTCAGCTGCCCGTATCTGTCATTCAAAG ATGATAAGCCTGTTATTGTAGTCACACATGGTGATTTACTTTCTCTAGGGGACCGAGCACGTGTCCGCGTGTACCTAGGAGAGAAGTTGGGTGTGCCACCAGCTAAACAAATATTTGACATACCAG ACAACTCTGATCCTACTAGTGAACTGACAATAGTTGACATGATAAGATATTCTTTAGAACATGCGGACAAAAATATCCCTTGCAAAGAGTCTAGAGATTGGCTTGGCGGGAGTACTTTCTTTGTGGGCGGTGTCAAAGATAAG GTTTCAGGAACGTCTATATTGACATTGATATTTACGGCAATACTCTTGGGAATGGCATGTGTTATCATGCCAATTAATCAAGGTTATAAACATAACGATCCAATAGTGACATCTGCGATAAAGTTGCCTTCAAATGAAGCACATCATTCCTACATACCCCGTGAGCCTCTTACAACATATCAGTCCAATTCAGTGTCAACTTCTGCTGCAAATCATTCTCATAAGAACCGAGGATACGAGAATGTGGAACCTCAAACTACACTTATACCAACTTTATCCACAGAATCTGTTGCGGTGACATCTGAGCCTGAGCAAGTATTTCCCTCTTCAAACTCTGCTGTTATTTCATCTGAGCCAACTCTGCCAACAATAACTGTTGCAACTAATTCTGAGCAAGCTTTGCCCTTGAAATCTTCTGTAATTACATCTGAGCCAACTTTTCCTTCGAGATCTGTTGAAGATTATCGTCATAAACGGCGAGAATCACGATCTCGATCACCGTCTCCAGAACAGCGACACCCTAAAGCAGCAGTAAAATGGCACAAGATTCGGCACTTGTGGTTAGACTCTGACTAA